A region from the Leishmania panamensis strain MHOM/PA/94/PSC-1 chromosome 20 sequence genome encodes:
- the REH2 gene encoding RNA editing associated helicase 2, putative (TriTrypDB/GeneDB-style sysID: LpmP.20.2930) produces the protein MGAAGCTGAPTWLWAHGLSNTAKEAELLAAMHAEQMADLLGYHVFTLPSKQHKHAETARAAGRYASSPKDKDSGPSTEKRMAQWPLPLRRILTDEETEGGEWHLVNTTPSLRHYISSEHTLLSPCLLDPKSRLRIEALFARAPRGCPSFAQQLSVERVRTLTASSAADGGEEAMVARLVLSSQVTGIANPSTDLVASGKAMERATAVILACMHAELLLDAVGVAIFDDLAMQKAHAMAAWSYGRPAPLPGMRPKNPLHVHLPQPLKELVVRTAGNGRARTSSRSAEEDWFHRHNVVTEQSGSFVETVVGESTAVEDITAFLHTRGAMRAAAPFLQVAIGARVKSTVLLPLPDLYGIRGGVGIASNAPDANTLAAMHALDVLCMLRVPVKAETAMDIAWKRARRERVPDVPCESADVSTPSPPARRCTAKKLITQVAVVAAALSEDFASVDEEQTKSCNTVSTPTPSRCRVVKRARLATEASAPDDDLSKAEAKATLDSTPPKVSVHGTAKMADEERLAAVRAVVLKEFWDMQPDTPDGYIMVAPGVPEGSAVAAYAITSPRRMDKSAKRRVLDYLSTVGRRLDDVIVVRQALSEDETEGRPRHRCALKVPLPAVCGEARLALGEADTIADAENVACMHAELILDALGVCLYTDLVKQKRHAEACAQWGRWAPSGPGEEQSSSTASPPPLRREHPGSLHWERQKEQNKRRGHSLGKTQGVTKQWLAEEGDREKTARLRGSAETAKADAPTAEAAVVDAEAFEYVVESQLDTVSKYRVQYYLRYENLKATPVTFTSNMGHSVLLHVATWSLPMPARYGSETVEQKCLEYIVKGAASTRRDAELLSWMHAERTLDFLGIPLFPNLPKLQAYHAKRAQVEGRVAPALITGTTAPLPHPSEVPLKPLRLRMKRFNIDLTAPLPPCPSTDSEDDSCVTPGAWEAYVEACAAYVLAKQMAIKNCFYEEQRVPRTGDVVIDAALAEAEAKPVDPDARLRLAAYCLTTLKRFVPRYDSYLVGPMHHRITYATIPLPGFEYLLGRGVGHNKVVAQRRAAMHALAILRRVDESYDDKFPAVAAYVQKVNSDKKWKEDTQAVADGEFDLDTFSTLPLINADAESSLTKQEKHHLSRFSSLFVTQAAWYSKQHVFTVDGKKRAVCLYTVCFDLPPPEEHLLVRLLPREESEMAFTKPPSAGNLKLEMESVVATHPEANRVKTGAIFSACVSIVDEDGQKMTASCSGGGTRDNILSAYEKLFLMMEGQVPAMKSIVDLLKLNPYLLPELIPSLTIPDAVQQRMQACLQNQQDLSAAMPCSGGTASLTSHRKSLNESNERLTGGGGESCSTRTQQAADKETEESARLLEQLQRRITNPVYLEKFATRRAELSIAEHKHEILEAIRNNPVTIICGTTGCGKTTQVPQYILDEETLKGNGGRCSIIVTQPRRLSAVSIAQRVAAERLEPLEESTGYIIRFDARKGRHITFATSGLLLRVMQTDTLLDDYTHVIIDEIHERDMNSDFILMLLRQVLEKRRDIRIVLMSATLHAADFQAYFGGAPLIQVEGHVFPVKEYFLEDLVPFAREHNCFTPLLKEAACVAESSEHKGCNASAQPDIGVTHAPIVVSGEDCATACIPRSRYGFLEASTPVDYPTIQFAIEQALRMIDITDSSILVFLSGWDEIHKARDVLERNTSYYVLPLHSAVSAESQLKCFLPPPPGKIKIILSTNIAESGVTIDDVGVVIDTGRMKQLGYATRIRTLVPKSDPQGYDSNRVEDTPTVVSPSLVPEEAQGKFSRLMSTYASRANCVQRRGRVGRTRPGLCIRLFSREHFRSLHEFQTPELLRTPLDKLCLTILKLEVGAPQQFLKTAMEPPLESEVDCAMKRLYDLGATDEGGQLTPLGHRLAKLPVEPTIGKTILLGAAFRCLDTALTIAATTEKGVFTCSFDARVSSRLHREDLSCNTLSDILASVNGYNYWVSLLRERAHGQVAEQIRARQLSVPALIQATQLKRQYCNLLVDDNFIGEESRVPTSMHRRGFTSEDIVFIESSEHSRNSMDVGLSKCLLCSNALPKVAMVTGPQVLRTFFENYIAIMNDSVLKTSKLTQESNPFVIYDGLRKIPEKETLMAHHLTSVSLWSVLLMSTRATRTDYHHELKLGIVSGWIFFRSSYSTIELVRQFKALLDRRLSHKFDDPKDAVNNAQLDKLCEIVQELANMRYHPNRLQPQSVMWGEQGKMISPDSNVDGDAVKETSETELESSKASDVVK, from the coding sequence ATGGGTGCAGCTGGCTGCACGGGCGCCCCAACGTGGCTCTGGGCACACGGGCTGTCCAACACAGCGAAAGAGGCGGAGTTGCTAGCCGCCATGCATGCAGAGCAGATGGCGGACCTGCTAGGATACCACGTCTTCACCCTCCCATCAAAGCAGCACAAGCACGCTGAGACAGCTCGCGCGGCAGGCCGTTACGCGTCCTCGCCGAAGGATAAGGATAGTGGCCCTTCGACAGAGAAGCGTATGGCGCAGTGGCCCTTGCCCTTGAGGCGCATCCTGACAGacgaggagacggagggcGGGGAATGGCACCTTGTGAACACCACGCCCTCCCTTCGACACTACATCTCTTCGGAACATACGTTGCTTTCCCCGTGCCTGCTGGATCCCAAGTCGAGACTCAGGATCGAGGCTCTCTTCGCACGTGCTCCTCGTGGCTGCCCTTCGTTTGCGCAACAGTTGAGTGTGGAAAGGGTGCGCACGCTGACggcgagcagcgcggcagacggcggcgaagaggcgatggtggcgcgACTCGTTTTGTCATCGCAGGTGACGGGTATCGCGAACCCCTCGACGGACCTCGTCGCCTCTGGAAAGGCGATGGAGCGAGCAACAGCGGTGATTCTGGCCTGCATGCATGCAGAGCTTCTGCTGGATGCTGTGGGTGTCGCTATATTCGACGACCTGGCGATGCAGAAGGCCCATGCCATGGCAGCGTGGAGCTACGGACGCCCTGCTCCACTGCCAGGCATGAGGCCGAAGAATCCATTACACGTGCACCTTCCACAGCCGCTGAAGGAGCTCGTCGTTAGGACAGCAGGGAACGGTCGCGCTCGCACGTCGTCGAGATCGGCTGAAGAGGACTGGTTTCACAGGCATAACGTTGTCACTGAGCAAAGTGGTAGCTTCGTAGAGACCGTTGTGGGCGAGTCTACTGCGGTAGAGGACATTACTGCGTTTCTTCATACTCGTGGTGCCATGCGGGCCGCCGCCCCATTTCTGCAGGTGGCAATCGGTGCTCGAGTCAAGTCCACAGTGTTGCTGCCCTTGCCGGATCTCTATGGCATTCGCGGCGGCGTGGGAATCGCGTCGAATGCGCCGGACGCTAACACTCTTGCAGCTATGCATGCGTTGGATGTGCTGTGCATGCTCCGTGTCCCTGTAAAAGCCGAGACAGCGATGGACATCGCATGGAAACGTGCTCGCCGTGAGCGCGTTCCAGACGTGCCCTGCGAATCGGCGGACGTCTCCACGCCAAGTCCTCCAgcacgccgctgcaccgccaagAAGCTGATCACACAGGTCGCTGTAGTTGCAGCGGCCCTGTCCGAGGATTTCGCCTCTGTGGACGAAGAGCAGACAAAATCTTGCAACACCGtcagcacacccacgccgTCGCGGTGCCGTGTGGTGAAGCGCGCGCGACTTGCTACGGAGGCATCTGCACCAGACGATGATCTCtcgaaggcggaggcgaaAGCGACGTTGGACTCGACTCCGCCGAAAGTGTCCGTCCACGGGACAGCAAAAATGGCGGACGAGGAACGGCTGGCCGCCGTGCGGGCTGTGGTGCTGAAAGAGTTCTGGGACATGCAGCCAGACACCCCTGACGGGTACATTATGGTTGCCCCGGGTGTGCCGGAAGGATCTGCGGTAGCTGCGTATGCGATTACATCCCCGCGCAGGATGGACAAGTCGGCCAAGAGGCGCGTGCTAGACTATTTGTCAACCGTCGGCCGTCGCCTCGACGATGTCATCGTCGTCCGGCAAGCCCTCAGCGAGGACGAGACGGAGGGCCGACCGCGGCATCGATGTGCGCTGAAAGTCCCGCTGCCGGCCGTTTGCGGGGAAGCGCGACTCGCGCTAGGCGAGGCCGACACAATCGCCGACGCCGAAAACGTTGCCTGTATGCACGCGGAGCTCATTCTCGATGCACTCGGAGTTTGCCTCTACACCGACCTCGTCAAGCAAAAGCGGCATGCTGAAGCGTGCGCGCAATGGGGTCGTTGGGCACCTTCGGGTCCTGGCGAGGAGCagtcgagcagcacagcatccccgccgccgctgcgccgcgagcaCCCTGGCTCACTGCACTGGGAGCGCCAGAAAGAGCAGAACAAGCGGCGAGGCCACAGTCTCGGTAAAACACAAGGGGTAACAAAACAGTGGCTTGCCGAAGAAGGGGACCGCGAGAAGACCGCGCGCCTCCGAGGGTCTGCAGAGACAGCAAAGGCAGACGCACccacggcagaggcggcggtggtggacgcTGAAGCGTTTGAGTACGTGGTGGAATCGCAACTTGACACGGTCAGCAAATACCGTGTGCAATACTACTTGAGGTACGAAAACCTTAAAGCAACACCGGTCACATTCACATCCAACATGGGGCACAGCGTGCTCTTGCATGTAGCGACTTGGTCTCTTCCGATGCCTGCCCGCTACGGCAGTGAGACGGTGGAGCAGAAGTGCCTCGAGTACATTGTCAAGGGTGCTGCCTCGACCCGGAGAgatgcggagctgctgtcgTGGATGCATGCAGAGCGCACGCTGGACTTTCTCGgcatccctctcttccccaacCTGCCCAAGCTGCAGGCTTATCACGCCAAACGTGCACAAGTGGAGGGAAGGGTTGCCCCAGCTCTCATCACGGGCAcaacggcaccgctgcctcaccCCAGCGAAGTACCTTTGAAGCCACTGCGACTGCGCATGAAGCGCTTTAACATTGATCTGACggctccgctgccaccgtgTCCGTCGACGGACAGCGAAGACGACTCTTGCGTGACCCCAGGTGCGTGGGAAGCATACGTGGAGGCGTGTGCTGCGTACGTGCTTGCGAAGCAGATGGCGATCAAGAACTGCTTctacgaggagcagcgggtACCGCGGACAGGAGACGTGGTGATCGATGCCGCCctcgcggaggcggaggcaaagCCCGTGGATCCAGATGCCAGATTGCGCCTCGCTGCGTACTGCCTCACAACGCTCAAGAGATTCGTCCCACGGTACGACTCATATCTGGTCGGCCCCATGCATCACCGCATCACCTACGCTACTATTCCACTCCCTGGCTTTGAGTACCTACTAGGCCGTGGTGTGGGACACAACAAGGTGGTGGCCCAGCGACGAGCTGCCATGCATGCCTTGGCCATTCTGCGGCGCGTCGACGAGTCCTATGACGACAAGTTtcctgctgttgcggcgTATGTGCAGAAGGTGAACAGCGACAAGAAGTGGAAGGAGGATACTCAAGCGGTCGCTGACGGCGAGTTTGACCTCGACACCTTCAGCACTCTACCCCTCATCAACGCGGACGCCGAAAGCTCGCTGACAAAGCAAGAAAAGCACCACCTCAGCCGTTTTAGCTCTCTCTTCGTTACTCAGGCGGCTTGGTATTCCAAACAACATGTATTCACCGTAGACGGCAAAAAGCGTGCTGTTTGCCTCTACACAGTGTGCTTTGACTTGCCGCCACCCGAGGAGCATCTGCTTGTACGTTTGCTtccgagagaagagagcgagatgGCGTTCACAAAGCCTCCCTCTGCAGGTAATCTTAAGCTCGAGATGGAAAGCGTTGTGGCGACGCATCCAGAGGCGAATCGCGTGAAAACGGGGGCCATTTTTTCCGCGTGTGTCTCCATCGTCGATGAGGATGGTCAGAAAATGACAgccagctgcagtggtggtggaacCAGGGACAACATCCTCAGCGCGTACGAGAAGCTGTTCTTGATGATGGAAGGACAGGTGCCGGCCATGAAGTCCATTGTCGATTTGCTAAAGCTGAACCCGTACCTTCTGCCAGAACTAATTCCGTCGCTGACGATTCCTgatgcggtgcagcagcgaatGCAGGCGTGCCTGCAGAACCAACAGGACTTGTCCGCAGCAATGCCGTGCTCTGGGGGCACGGCGTCACTGACAAGCCACCGAAAAAGCCTCAATGAGAGCAATGAGAGGCTaactggcggtggcggggagAGCTGCTCTACTAGAACGCAGCAGGCCGCCGAcaaggagacggaggagtcTGCTCGTCTTCTTGAACAACTACAGCGGCGCATCACAAACCCCGTATACCTGGAGAAGTTTGCGACCAGGCGTGCCGAGCTGAGCATTGCCGAACACAAGCATGAGATTCTCGAGGCCATCCGCAACAACCCCGTCACCATCATCTGCGGAACGACGGGCTGTGGCAAGACGACACAGGTTCCTCAGTACATCCTCGACGAGGAGACCTTGAAGGGTAACGGGGGGCGGTGCTCCATCATCGTTacgcagccgcggcgactCAGTGCAGTTTCTATtgcgcagcgcgtcgcggcggagcggctggagCCGCTTGAGGAGTCCACAGGGTACATTATCCGCTTTGACGCACGCAAGGGCCGACACATCACGTTCGCCACATCCGGCCTGCTTCTTCGTGTGATGCAGACGGACACGCTGCTTGACGACTACACTCACGTCATCATCGACGAAATTCACGAGCGCGACATGAACTCCGACTTCATCCTGATGCTACTGCGGCAAGTGCTGGAGAAGCGGCGCGACATCCGAATTGTTCTGATGAGCGCTACCCTGCATGCCGCTGACTTCCAGGCATACTTTGGCGGCGCCCCGCTCATTCAAGTCGAGGGGCATGTCTTTCCGGTTAAGGAGTACTTCTTGGAAGACCTTGTGCCGTTCGCGCGCGAGCATAACTGCTTCACGCCCCTCCTGAAGGAGGCGGCCTGCGTTGCGGAAAGTAGTGAGCACAAAGGATGCAACGCCTCCGCGCAGCCAGATATTGGTGTCACGCATGCCCCCATCGTGGTGTCGGGTGAGGACTGCGCGACGGCCTGCATCCCTCGATCGCGCTACGGCTTCCTCGAAGCGTCGACGCCGGTCGACTACCCTACCATCCAGTTCGCCATTGAGCAGGCGCTCCGCATGATTGACATCACTGATTCTTCCATCCTCGTGTTTCTGTCGGGGTGGGACGAGATTCATAAGGCGCGGGATGTGCTGGAGCGCAACACGTCGTACTATGTTTTGCCGCTACACTCTGCGGTGTCGGCTGAGTCGCAGCTGAAGTGTTtcttgccaccaccacccggCAAAATAAAGATCATTCTCTCCACCAACATCGCTGAAAGCGGCGTGACAATCGACGACGTTGGCGTCGTGATCGACACGGGCCGGATGAAGCAGCTGGGGTACGCCACGCGCATACGCACGTTGGTTCCAAAAAGTGACCCACAGGGCTACGATTCGAACCGTGTCGAAGACACTCCGACTGTGGTATCACCATCTCTGGTGCCAGAGGAAGCACAGGGAAAATTTTCGCGCTTGATGAGCACCTACGCCAGTCGGGCAAACTGCGTACAGCGCCGCGGTCGTGTCGGTCGCACACGCCCTGGCCTTTGCATTCGTCTTTTCTCGCGCGAACACTTCCGCAGTTTGCACGAGTTCCAAACGCCGGAGCTTCTACGCACACCCCTGGACAAGCTCTGCCTCACCATCTTGAAGCTCGAGGTCGGTGCTCCTCAGCAGTTTCTGAAGACGGCGATGGAACCACCGCTCGAGTCGGAGGTGGATTGCGCCATGAAACGACTATACGACCTCGGCGCAACCGACGAGGGCGGTCAGCTCACTCCGCTAGGGCACCGCCTCGCGAAGCTCCCGGTCGAACCGACAATCGGCAAGACTATTCTGCTCGGCGCCGCATTCCGGTGCCTCGACACGGCCCTCACCATCGCCGCGACAACCGAAAAGGGCGTCTTCACTTGCTCGTTTGATGCGCGCGTCTCATCGCGCCTCCACCGCGAGGATCTTTCGTGTAACACCCTCTCAGACATCCTTGCCTCCGTGAACGGATACAATTATTGGGTGTCGCTGCTTCGTGAACGGGCGCACGGACAGGTTGCGGAGCAGATCAGGGCGCGTCAGCTGAGCGTCCCGGCGCTCATCCAGGCCACTCAGCTGAAGCGGCAGTACTGCAACCTGCTCGTGGATGACAACTTTATCGGTGAGGAGTCAAGGGTGCCGACGTCGATGCACCGGCGTGGATTCACCAGTGAGGACATTGTGTTCATCGAGTCCTCTGAGCATTCGCGCAATTCGATGGATGTTGGTTTGTCGAAGTGTCTGCTCTGTTCGAACGCGCTTCCTAAAGTCGCGATGGTTACGGGACCACAAGTGTTGCGCACCTTCTTTGAGAACTATATTGCGATCATGAACGACAGTGTACTGAAGACGAGCAAACTGACCCAGGAGTCGAATCCTTTTGTAATCTACGATGGACTCAGGAAAATACCGGAGAAGGAGACGCTCATGGCTCATCATTTAACCTCCGTCTCCCTCTGGTCTGTGCTGCTGATGAGCACGCGTGCCACCCGAACGGACTACCATCACGAGCTCAAGCTTGGCATTGTGAGCGGCTGGATCTTTTTCCGTTCGAGCTACTCCACGATTGAGCTTGTGCGGCAGTTCAAGGCGCTTCTCGACCGCCGCCTTTCTCACAAGTTTGACGATCCGAAAGACGCGGTGAACAATGCCCAGCTGGACAAACTGTGCGAGATTGTACAAGAGCTTGCAAACATGCGCTACCACCCGAATCGCCTGCAGCCCCAGTCTGTGATGTGGGGTGAACAGGGGAAAATGATCTCGCCCGACAGCAACGTCGACGGCGATGCAGTAAAGGAGACGAGCGAAACGGAGCTTGAAAGCTCTAAGGCGAGCGACGTAGTCAAGTAA
- a CDS encoding hypothetical protein (TriTrypDB/GeneDB-style sysID: LpmP.20.2940), whose amino-acid sequence MDDLPLSSSTTLEISPHYLGGVRDSLGHLPPWYQVLSLGGVFCVIHLRNNAVVTWLVVELHSSIGTEAVWPDEYQTILRAMSFTERLCFTLYGATLAAIAVLLFRVFCQDTWNIGWNAGQLFPDKKLPSIAMVVLMCVAEGVRLRQVIGQQLCTPGSLARLAMHSFNEIERSKIDPQIAESNTHVVIQFELFRAYLAQACIHRIPVVLFAGAYRLFRDVPNKAYVALRWYMATIAGFTVVQEVLVMYIRYVWTDWSLWAMVIWSLAFLGVVNFVYGLSKRAGMVVTMSTTNCVAEALRGLVTCSALWFIASLIVLAFVVSVHEELVLIWLFMSLMILWTPAIIDACAIDYMTFLAIGAGCVVYAMDGVSSIWASIRFGALHFLWWLFVSLLYNAALHVSASRYIAMTVAAAWFLWSLAPPRELWKNAESAAELGLEDGYGVVQLFTARVLWLRAVADFGALPKGSWIYGRTQGDGRHAFDLLIHASVPACGLCVVVSSAVQHRFTAATRLEWQQQNIVSATPGVLLRKIIRTLVVVGCVVASIGMWCMVRFYVLPMWTLLLPDIITKALATVAAVTVLGNLMDMQESMYIACLRIAGLSDTLPTTEEQTLASKDLARSGSL is encoded by the coding sequence ATGGATGACTTGCCCTTGAGTTCGTCGACAACGCTTGAGATTTCCCCCCATTACCTCGGCGGTGTGCGGGACTCCTTAGGGCATTTGCCACCCTGGTATCAAGTGCTTTCCTTAGGCGGGGTATTCTGCGTGATACACCTGCGCAACAATGCTGTCGTGACTTGGCTCGTGGTGGAATTGCACAGCTCCATCGGCACGGAGGCGGTGTGGCCCGATGAGTACCAGACCATACTACGGGCTATGTCCTTCACGGAGCGGCTGTGCTTCACACTGTACGGTGCCACGCTGGCGGCGATCGCTGTCCTCCTTTTCCGTGTCTTCTGTCAGGATACTTGGAACATTGGGTGGAATGCAGGCCAGCTGTTCCCCGATAAGAAGCTACCTAGCATTGCGATGGTGGTCCTCATGTGCGTCGCCGAGGGAGTCCGACTGCGGCAGGTGATTGGGCAGCAGCTATGCACTCCTGGGTCTTTGGCGAGACTCGCCATGCACAGCTTCAACGAAATCGAGAGGAGCAAGATTGATCCGCAAATTGCCGAGAGTAACACTCATGTCGTGATTCAGTTTGAGCTCTTTCGCGCCTACCTCGCGCAAGCGTGCATTCACCGCATCCCCGTCGTTCTCTTTGCCGGAGCCTACCGGTTGTTTCGCGATGTCCCCAACAAGGCATATGTGGCACTGCGGTGGTACATGGCTACTATCGCCGGCTTCACTGTTGTGCAGGAGGTGTTGGTGATGTACATCCGGTACGTGTGGACAGACTGGAGTCTGTGGGCGATGGTTATCTGgtctctcgccttcctcgGTGTCGTGAACTTTGTGTACGGCCTGTCGAAGCGGGCTGGGATGGTGGTGACAATGTCAACGACGAATTGTGTGGCGGAGGCATTGCGTGGCCTTGTCACGTGCAGCGCGCTATGGTTTATCGCCTCACTGATCGTTTTAGCCTTCGTTGTGAGCGTGCACGAAGAGCTGGTGCTCATTTGGCTCTTCATGTCCCTCATGATCCTCTGGACACCTGCCATCATCGATGCGTGCGCCATCGACTACATGACGTTTCTCGCCATCGGTGCCGGGTGCGTGGTGTATGCTATGGACGGCGTTTCGTCCATCTGGGCAAGCATCCGCTTTGGCGCACTGCACTTTTTGTGGTGgctcttcgtctctcttttgtaTAACGCGGCACTCCATGTGTCTGCCTCCCGCTACATCGCCATGACGGTTGCGGCGGCCTGGTTTTTGTGGTCGCTAGCGCCTCCGAGGGAGCTCTGGAAGAACGCCGAATCGGCAGCGGAGCTGGGCCTCGAGGATGGATACGGTGTTGTGCAGCTCTTCACGGCGCGCGTGCTGTGGCTCCGTGCCGTAGCAGACTTCGGCGCCCTGCCGAAGGGGTCATGGATTTACGGGCGGACGCAGGGGGACGGCAGGCACGCCTTTGATTTGCTCATTCATGCGTCGGTCCCGGCATGCGGTTTGTGTGTAGTAGTGAGCTCCGCCGTGCAACACCGCTTCACTGCCGCGACACGTCTtgagtggcagcagcaaaacatCGTCAGTGCCACGCCGGGTGTTTTGCTGCGCAAAATAATTCGCACTCTTGTGGTAGTAGGATGCGTGGTAGCCTCGATCGGTATGTGGTGTATGGTGCGGTTTTACGTGCTGCCTATGTGGACGCTGCTACTGCCCGACATTATTACCaaggcgctggcgacggtggcagcggtgacagtgCTCGGTAACCTCATGGATATGCAAGAGAGCATGTACATTGCATGTTTGCGCATTGCGGGACTGAGTGACACACTTCCAACGACGGAAGAACAGACGCTCGCCAGCAAAGACCTGGCCAGATCCGGATCCCTTTGA
- a CDS encoding putative pyruvate/indole-pyruvate carboxylase, putative (TriTrypDB/GeneDB-style sysID: LpmP.20.2950): MPFNGYTVSCYLLDRLVEAGCEHLFGVPGDFNLRFLDDVMTNPRMKWVGTANELNAAYAADGYARQRGLGAVTTTCGVGELSALNGIGGSFAESVPVIHIAGAPSTKSQGNRELLHHTLGDGNHAHFLHISAEVCCIAVMLTPENCLMEIDRVITEVLYQKKPGYIALPTNLAEMIVPPPPTKLMRRLPEVSPDSVSAFKHTVASHLHSSCNPAVLTGHLIQRYQCGPLVNRFLENVRIPYAPAVLGKGAVNEHLENYVGTYIAGNAPCPAKSVIENADVCISIGVQFVDTVTAVFRHKIDPLKLIDIQPFFAKVGDQIFPQVPMEVAVKVVEETAMECHTNWSTEYPDPASFRSPDSADTLDLCHVWREIQNGLRPNDVLLVDLGTSSFTSALLRLPQGCDMLCQQMWASIGYTLPAAIGAQLADENRRVVCIIGDGAAQMTVQELGTAARYRLKPTYILVNNDGYTIERFIRGWDSSYNDVAVWDWTGLARNFCKGVEPRTCLVNSVGGVEAVLRKSQDNMVFAEVLVGKFEGPLCTSVQLPGKPTSK; the protein is encoded by the coding sequence ATGCCATTCAACGGATACACGGTCAGCTGCTACCTCCTCGACCGTCTTGTGGAGGCGGGGTGCGAGCACCTCTTTGGAGTCCCTGGCGACTTCAATCTGCGATTCCTGGATGATGTCATGACGAACCCACGAATGAAGTGGGTTGGCACAGCAAATGAGTTGAACGCGGCCTACGCTGCCGACGGCTACGCACGTCAACGCGGCCTCGGTgctgtcaccaccacctgcggtGTCGGCGAGCTCTCCGCGCTTAACGGAATCGGTGGTAGCTTCGCAGAGAGCGTCCCGGTCATTCACATTGCCGGCGCTCCCTCCACAAAGAGCCAAGGTAACcgtgagctgctgcatcacacACTTGGTGACGGCAACCACGCGCACTTTCTGCACATCAGTGCTGAGGTGTGCTGCATTGCGGTAATGCTGACACCTGAGAACTGCCTGATGGAGATCGATCGTGTTATCACAGAGGTGCTGTATCAGAAGAAGCCGGGATATATTGCCCTGCCGACAAACTTAGCGGAAATGATagtgccgcctccgccgacgAAGTTGATGCGCCGCCTGCCGGAGGTTTCCCCTGACTCGGTCAGTGCATTTAAGCACACTGTAGCGTCTCATCTTCACAGCTCCTGCAATCCGGCTGTGCTGACGGGTCACTTGATTCAGCGCTACCAATGCGGTCCGCTCGTGAATCGCTTCCTTGAGAACGTTCGCATCCCGTATGCCCCCGCTGTCCTCGGCAAGGGCGCCGTAAACGAGCACCTGGAGAACTACGTGGGCACCTACATCGCCGGCAATGCCCCGTGCCCTGCGAAGTCTGTCATTGAAAATGCCGACGTGTGCATCTCGATTGGCGTTCAGTTTGTCGACACTGTCACCGCAGTATTCCGGCACAAGATTGACCCTCTAAAACTGATCGACATCCAGCCCTTCTTCGCCAAGGTTGGGGACCAGATCTTCCCCCAGGTGCCGATGGAGGTGGCTGTGAAGGTGGTTGAGGAAACCGCGATGGAGTGCCACACGAACTGGAGCACGGAGTACCCGGATCCGGCTAGCTTCCGCTCCCCGGATAGCGCTGACACCCTCGACCTCTGCCATGTGTGGCGCGAGATTCAGAACGGCTTGCGTCCCAACGACGTTCTCCTGGTTGACCTCGGTACCTCCTCCTTTACGTCTGCACTGCTTCGCTTGCCGCAGGGTTGCGATATGCTTTGCCAGCAGATGTGGGCCTCCATCGGCTACACTCTCCCCGCTGCCATAGGAGCACAGCTAGCGGACGAAAATCGCCGCGTTGTGTGCATCAtcggcgatggtgctgcgcaaATGACGGTGCAGGAGCTCGGCACGGCTGCGCGCTATAGACTGAAGCCTACGTACATTCTCGTTAACAACGATGGCTACACAATCGAGCGCTTCATCCGCGGCTGGGACTCGTCATACAACGACGTCGCCGTGTGGGACTGGACAGGCTTGGCGCGCAACTTCTGCAAAGGCGTGGAGCCACGCACCTGTCTTGTTAACTCGGTTGGCGGCGTAGAGGCGGTGCTACGCAAGAGCCAGGACAATATGGTTTTTGCCGAAGTGCTTGTCGGCAAGTTTGAGGGTCCTCTGTGCACCTCTGTGCAGCTTCCCGGCAAGCCCACGAGCAAGtaa